Proteins from a genomic interval of Kitasatospora kifunensis:
- a CDS encoding helix-turn-helix domain-containing protein, translated as MDDPGTPPAVDALAGAAVDTAAPALRRLLDLLATGAAAEDFPELLAQARRQGACPAVLAELEEGIRQALQVHRRLRQHRRREAELTALFDTATDLAGSHELDTVLQAIVRRARLLLGTDTAYLTLPDPVAGDTYMRVTDGSVSPLFQHLRLSLGDGLGGLVAQRARPYATGDYRTDERFRHTGRIDAGVREEGLVAILGVPLLLGAVRPEGGHRVIGVLFAADRAPRVFAPEQVALLCSLAAHAAVALDTANALADTRAALAELNTANAELNTANTVIQAHAAAVQRAEQAHDRLTDLVLRGADLAELAAEVAALLGGEVAVYGAEGHPLSGLQGTPRRLTEAVERSRAEGRAVRHGDGWVHAVLAGQELLGSLVLRGPSGLDDADRRLFERAGVVTALLLLLRRSVAEAENRVRGELLTDLLSAPERDQAGLLARGRRLGVDLTRRHLLLVAEAEPDGRARLAGAAAQYLFGRRGRSGARGVSAEHGEAVVLLLPADEAGAPEQAAEAAAERLAHLAGQPVTVGAGQPAAGPLALAAAYAEGLRCVRALRVLGRAGQGASVESLGFLGVLLGDGHQVTGFVTRTLGPLLAYDARRGTELVHTLRAYFACGGSLTRAKDELHVHVNTVVQRLERVGRLLGSDWQEPERALELQLALRLQLLA; from the coding sequence ATGGACGACCCCGGCACCCCGCCCGCCGTCGACGCCCTCGCCGGCGCTGCCGTCGACACCGCCGCCCCGGCCCTGCGCCGGCTGCTCGACCTGCTCGCCACCGGCGCGGCCGCCGAGGACTTCCCCGAGCTGCTCGCCCAGGCCCGCCGCCAGGGCGCCTGCCCCGCCGTCCTGGCCGAGCTCGAGGAGGGCATCCGGCAGGCGCTGCAGGTGCACCGGAGGCTGCGTCAGCACCGGCGCCGCGAAGCCGAGTTGACCGCGCTCTTCGACACCGCCACCGACCTGGCCGGCTCGCACGAACTCGACACGGTCCTGCAGGCGATCGTCCGCCGGGCCCGCCTGCTGCTGGGCACCGACACGGCCTACCTGACGCTGCCCGACCCGGTGGCCGGCGACACCTACATGCGGGTCACCGACGGCTCGGTCTCGCCGCTCTTCCAACACCTGCGGCTGAGCCTGGGCGACGGCCTGGGCGGCCTGGTCGCGCAGCGGGCCCGGCCGTACGCGACCGGCGACTACCGCACCGACGAGCGGTTCCGGCACACCGGCCGGATCGACGCCGGGGTGCGGGAGGAGGGCCTGGTGGCGATCCTCGGCGTGCCGCTGCTGCTCGGCGCCGTCCGCCCCGAGGGCGGCCACCGGGTGATCGGGGTGCTGTTCGCCGCCGACCGCGCGCCGCGCGTCTTCGCGCCCGAGCAGGTGGCGCTGCTCTGCTCGCTGGCCGCACACGCCGCGGTCGCCCTCGACACCGCCAACGCGCTGGCCGACACCCGGGCGGCGCTGGCCGAACTGAACACCGCCAATGCCGAGTTGAACACCGCGAACACCGTCATCCAGGCGCATGCCGCCGCCGTCCAGCGCGCCGAGCAGGCGCACGACCGGCTCACCGACCTGGTGCTGCGCGGCGCCGACCTGGCGGAGCTGGCCGCCGAGGTGGCCGCCCTGCTGGGCGGCGAGGTCGCGGTGTACGGCGCCGAGGGGCACCCGCTGTCGGGGCTTCAGGGCACACCACGGCGGCTGACCGAGGCGGTGGAGCGCTCACGCGCCGAGGGGCGGGCGGTGCGGCACGGCGACGGCTGGGTCCACGCGGTGCTGGCGGGGCAGGAGTTGCTGGGCAGCCTGGTGCTGCGCGGGCCGAGCGGGCTGGACGACGCGGACCGGCGGCTGTTCGAACGGGCCGGGGTGGTGACCGCCCTGCTCCTGCTGCTGCGCCGCTCGGTCGCCGAGGCCGAGAACCGGGTCCGCGGCGAGCTGCTCACCGACCTGTTGAGCGCCCCCGAGCGCGACCAGGCCGGCCTGCTGGCCCGCGGCCGACGGCTCGGCGTGGACCTGACCCGCCGCCACCTGCTGCTGGTCGCCGAGGCCGAACCGGACGGGCGGGCCAGGCTGGCCGGCGCGGCCGCGCAGTACCTGTTCGGCCGGCGCGGCCGCAGCGGTGCCCGCGGGGTGAGCGCCGAACACGGCGAGGCCGTGGTGCTGCTGCTGCCGGCCGACGAGGCCGGGGCGCCCGAGCAGGCCGCCGAAGCCGCCGCCGAACGGCTGGCCCACCTGGCCGGCCAACCCGTGACGGTCGGCGCCGGGCAGCCCGCCGCCGGCCCCCTCGCACTGGCCGCCGCCTACGCCGAGGGCCTGCGCTGCGTGCGCGCGCTGCGGGTGCTCGGGCGGGCCGGGCAGGGGGCCTCGGTCGAGTCGCTGGGGTTCCTCGGCGTGCTGCTCGGCGACGGACACCAGGTGACCGGCTTCGTCACCCGCACGCTGGGCCCGCTGCTGGCGTACGACGCACGCCGGGGCACCGAACTGGTGCACACACTGCGGGCCTACTTCGCCTGCGGCGGCAGTCTGACCCGGGCCAAGGACGAGCTGCACGTGCACGTGAACACGGTGGTCCAGCGACTGGAGAGGGTGGGCCGGCTGCTCGGGTCCGACTGGCAGGAGCCGGAGCGGGCGCTGGAGCTGCAGCTGGCGCTGCGCCTGCAACTGCTGGCCTGA
- the lipB gene encoding lipoyl(octanoyl) transferase LipB encodes MRIGEGAVPYQEAWEEQQRLHALRLADEIPDTVLLLEHPPVFTAGKRTKPEDLPLDDTPVVQVNRGGEGTWHGPGQLVGYPIVKLPEPMDVVAYVRRLEEALILACADLGVGTSRVEGRSGVWVLGQELPQASVDPAKVIDIGKLTLRMGLPLGIDPRLAGPEYAPSNAGQRGDDRKLAAIGVRVARGVTMHGFALNCNPDMTWFDRIIPCGIRDAGVGSLSTELGREVPVAEVAPVVERRLAEVFAALPEPALTR; translated from the coding sequence ATGCGCATCGGCGAAGGCGCGGTGCCCTACCAGGAAGCCTGGGAGGAGCAGCAGCGGCTGCACGCCCTGCGGTTGGCCGACGAGATCCCCGACACCGTGCTGCTGCTCGAACACCCGCCGGTCTTCACCGCCGGCAAGCGGACCAAGCCCGAGGACCTGCCGCTGGACGACACCCCGGTGGTGCAGGTCAACCGGGGCGGCGAGGGCACCTGGCACGGTCCCGGGCAGCTGGTCGGCTACCCGATAGTCAAGCTGCCCGAGCCGATGGACGTGGTCGCCTACGTCCGCCGCCTGGAGGAGGCGCTGATCCTGGCCTGCGCCGACCTGGGCGTCGGGACCAGCCGGGTGGAGGGGCGCAGCGGGGTCTGGGTGCTGGGCCAGGAGCTGCCGCAGGCCAGCGTCGACCCCGCCAAGGTGATCGACATCGGCAAGCTGACCCTGCGCATGGGCCTGCCGCTGGGCATCGACCCGCGGCTGGCCGGCCCCGAGTACGCACCCTCCAACGCCGGGCAGCGCGGGGACGACCGCAAGCTCGCCGCGATCGGGGTCCGGGTGGCGCGCGGCGTGACCATGCACGGGTTCGCGCTCAACTGCAACCCGGACATGACCTGGTTCGACCGGATCATCCCGTGCGGGATCCGGGACGCCGGAGTCGGCTCGCTCTCCACCGAGCTGGGCCGCGAGGTGCCGGTCGCCGAGGTGGCGCCGGTGGTGGAGCGGCGACTGGCCGAGGTCTTCGCCGCGCTGCCCGAGCCCGCGCTGACCCGCTAA
- the lipA gene encoding lipoyl synthase, with translation MSAVAPDGRKLLRLEVRNSETPIERKPEWIKTRAKMGPEYNALQSLVKKEGLHTVCQEAGCPNIFECWEDREATFLIGGDQCTRRCDFCQIDTGKPADFDRDEPRRVAESIVTMDLNYATITGVARDDLEDGGAWLYAETVRQVHALTAERATGRTGVELLIPDFNAVPEQLAEVFSSRPEVLAHNVETVPRIFKRIRPAFRYERSLDVITQARAAGLVTKSNLILGMGETREEVSQALADLVGAGCELITITQYLRPSVRHHPVERWVKPQEFVELQQEAEELGFAGVMSGPLVRSSYRAGRLYRQALEHRERTAV, from the coding sequence GTGTCCGCTGTCGCGCCCGACGGCAGGAAGCTTCTCCGCCTGGAGGTCCGCAACAGCGAGACCCCCATCGAGCGGAAGCCCGAGTGGATCAAGACCAGGGCGAAGATGGGCCCGGAGTACAACGCCCTCCAGTCGCTGGTGAAGAAGGAGGGGCTGCACACGGTCTGCCAGGAGGCCGGCTGCCCCAACATCTTCGAGTGTTGGGAGGACCGCGAGGCGACCTTCCTGATCGGCGGGGACCAGTGCACCCGGCGCTGCGACTTCTGCCAGATCGACACCGGCAAGCCCGCCGACTTCGACCGTGACGAGCCGCGCCGGGTGGCCGAGTCGATCGTCACCATGGACCTCAACTACGCCACCATCACCGGCGTCGCCCGCGACGACCTCGAGGACGGCGGCGCCTGGCTGTACGCCGAGACGGTCCGCCAGGTGCACGCGCTGACCGCCGAGCGGGCCACCGGGCGCACCGGCGTCGAGCTGCTCATCCCGGACTTCAACGCGGTGCCCGAGCAGCTGGCCGAGGTCTTCTCCTCCCGTCCCGAGGTGCTGGCGCACAACGTCGAGACGGTGCCGCGGATCTTCAAGCGGATCCGCCCGGCCTTCCGTTACGAGCGCTCGCTGGACGTCATCACGCAGGCCCGGGCGGCCGGCCTGGTGACCAAGTCCAACCTGATCCTGGGCATGGGCGAGACCCGCGAGGAGGTCAGCCAGGCGCTGGCCGACCTGGTCGGGGCGGGCTGTGAGCTGATCACCATCACCCAGTACCTGCGCCCCTCGGTGCGCCACCACCCGGTGGAGCGCTGGGTCAAGCCGCAGGAGTTCGTGGAGCTGCAGCAGGAGGCCGAGGAGCTGGGCTTCGCGGGCGTGATGTCCGGGCCGCTGGTGCGCTCCTCCTACCGCGCGGGCCGGCTGTACCGGCAGGCGCTGGAGCACCGCGAGCGCACGGCGGTCTGA
- a CDS encoding DUF4191 domain-containing protein: protein MARETSETPGRLKQIRQAYIMTKKVDTKIGLIIGGVGLLTFGVFLAIGFLIGHPIYLGILGFIVAFLASAIVFGRRAERAAFGQMEGQPGAAAAVLNNIRRGWSANPTPVAVTRNQDAVYRAVGRPGIALIGEGNPNRVRPLLAAEKKKMARVVADVPVHDIMVGDGPGEVPLKKLQVHLMRLPRAITPAQVTETNDRLRALGDLLSKAPIPKGPMPKGARMPKGGQAR, encoded by the coding sequence ATGGCGAGGGAAACATCCGAGACACCTGGGCGGCTCAAGCAGATCCGCCAGGCGTACATCATGACCAAGAAGGTCGACACCAAGATCGGCCTGATCATCGGGGGCGTTGGCCTCCTCACCTTCGGCGTGTTCCTCGCCATCGGTTTCCTGATCGGTCACCCCATCTACCTGGGGATCCTGGGCTTCATCGTGGCGTTCCTGGCGTCGGCCATCGTCTTCGGCCGGCGGGCCGAGCGGGCCGCCTTCGGCCAGATGGAGGGCCAGCCGGGTGCCGCGGCAGCCGTGCTGAACAACATCCGACGCGGCTGGAGCGCCAACCCCACCCCGGTGGCGGTCACCCGCAACCAGGACGCGGTCTACCGCGCGGTCGGCCGGCCCGGCATCGCGCTGATCGGCGAGGGCAACCCGAACCGGGTGCGCCCGCTGCTCGCCGCCGAGAAGAAGAAGATGGCCCGCGTGGTGGCCGACGTGCCGGTGCACGACATCATGGTCGGCGACGGCCCGGGTGAGGTGCCGCTGAAGAAGCTTCAGGTCCACCTGATGCGCCTGCCGCGCGCGATCACCCCCGCCCAGGTCACCGAGACCAACGACCGGCTGCGCGCGCTGGGCGACCTGCTGTCGAAGGCGCCGATCCCCAAGGGCCCGATGCCCAAGGGTGCTCGGATGCCCAAGGGCGGTCAGGCTCGCTGA
- a CDS encoding RDD family protein, with translation MDSREALGSWLDGPKAAAERMGADFGYRGERLGRPRSGSGSMAGPARRIGALCVDGWLASLIAYGALAQGDPAKANLLSLPVFFAMSALLLSTTGTSIGKRLFGLRVVRLDGGRASIPQMLLRTLLLCLVVPAAVWDRDQRGLHDKAVGTLEVRI, from the coding sequence GTGGACAGTAGAGAAGCACTGGGATCGTGGCTGGACGGTCCGAAGGCCGCCGCCGAGCGGATGGGCGCCGACTTCGGTTACCGCGGCGAGCGGCTCGGCCGCCCGCGCTCGGGTTCCGGCTCGATGGCGGGCCCGGCCCGCCGGATCGGCGCGCTCTGCGTCGACGGCTGGCTCGCCAGCCTGATCGCCTACGGCGCGCTGGCCCAGGGCGATCCGGCCAAGGCCAACCTGCTGAGCCTGCCGGTCTTCTTCGCGATGAGCGCGCTGCTGCTCTCCACCACCGGGACCAGCATCGGCAAGCGGCTGTTCGGCCTGCGGGTGGTGCGACTGGACGGCGGACGGGCGAGCATCCCGCAGATGCTGCTGCGCACCCTGCTGCTCTGCCTGGTGGTGCCCGCGGCGGTCTGGGACCGCGACCAGCGCGGTCTGCACGACAAGGCGGTCGGCACCCTCGAGGTCCGGATCTGA